A single region of the Brassica rapa cultivar Chiifu-401-42 chromosome A03, CAAS_Brap_v3.01, whole genome shotgun sequence genome encodes:
- the LOC103857012 gene encoding transcription factor MYB120 — protein sequence MYFHPHSSQPNTPSSSPLPSPTQLNANPSSSFTFHTTNASTANLLHPLSPHTPTTPQTPSQLSSRPPPQPLSSPLSSPLNNQYPTLPLFNNNNNNTNFTFPRPPPLLQPPSSLLARRYNNSNTPLNYTNRVSTAPFSPVSRDSYTSFLTLPYSSSAAPNTQPITYHTNNNYSSFSLNPSSSSYPTTTSSPSFLHSHYTPNSSSTSFHTNPGYSMKQDLPSNQIPQICAFNNVNNFIDNEKGLHRRSISCSLLEDVMEEAEALDGGGGGRPPKRRQLTYSPLNNHHNNNDNDFFSVTFGQYDSSENICSLQGKLKPQNSRNLNFIFLWIQF from the coding sequence ATGTATTTCCATCCACACTCATCACAGCCCAACACACCATCATCTTCTCCTCTTCCATCTCCAACACAACTAAACGCTAATCCCTCATCATCTTTCACTTTTCATACCACAAACGCATCAACCGCTAATCTCCTCCATCCTCTAAGCCCTCACACTCCAACCACACCGCAAACGCCTTCTCAGCTCTCTTCCAGGCCACCTCCACAGCCACTTTCATCTCCTTTATCTTCCCCTCTCAACAACCAATACCCGACTCTTCCTCTTttcaacaacaataacaataatACTAACTTTACTTTCCCTAGACCTCCACCTCTCCTCCAACCGCCTTCATCGCTCCTTGCCAGACGCTACAACAATTCTAACACTCCTCTCAATTACACCAACCGTGTTTCAACCGCACCATTTTCTCCTGTTTCAAGAGACTCTTACACTTCCtttctcacattaccttattcttCCTCTGCTGCTCCAAACACTCAACCCATTACTTACCACACTAACAATAATTATTCATCGTTCTCATTAAACCCTTCATCTTCGTCATATCCTACAACAACTTCTTCCCCAAGCTTTCTTCACTCCCACTACACTCCTAATTCTTCTTCCACCTCATTTCATACCAACCCGGGTTACTCCATGAAGCAAGACCTCCCTTCAAACCAAATCCCTCAGATATGTGCTTTTAATAATGTCAACAACTTCATAGACAATGAGAAAGGTCTTCACAGACGAAGTATAAGCTGCAGCCTCTTAGAGGATGTCATGGAAGAGGCTGAGGCTCTAGATGGTGGAGGCGGGGGCCGACCTCCTAAAAGGAGACAACTAACATATTCTCCTCTAAACAATCACCACAACAACAATGACAATGACTTCTTCTCAGTCACTTTTGGACAATATGATTCCTCTGAAAATATATGTTCCTTACAAGGTAAACTAAAACCGCAAAACTCTAGAAATCTAAACTTTATTTTCCTCTGGAtacagttttaa
- the LOC103857013 gene encoding FH protein interacting protein FIP2 encodes MDTTSELSSSMVRLNIGGKKFCTTIDTLTNREPDSMLAAMFSGRHAMSNESKTGYVFIDRDGKHFRHILNWLRDGIAPTLSDPDCSELLREADYYQLLGLKEILKASRRETGEVEAELTRVDIIKCIQSERVRFRGVNLSGIDLSKLDLSLVDFSYACLRNVFFSRTNLQLAKFRDADAEGSIFHNAILRECEFTSANLRGALLAGTSLQSANLQDACLVDCSFCGADLRSAHLQNADLTNANLEGANLEGANLKGAKLSNANFKGANLQRAYLRHVNLREAHLEGANLGGANMTGAIR; translated from the exons ATGGACACGACTTCTGAATTGTCCTCCTCCATGGTTCGACTTAACATTG GTGGGAAGAAGTTCTGTACTACCATTGATACTTTGACTAACCGTGAGCCTGACTCAATGCTCGCTGCCATGTTTAGTGGCCGTCACGCTATGTCCAACGAATCCAAAACG GGATATGTATTCATAGATAGAGATGGGAAGCACTTCCGACATATCTTAAACTGGCTGCGTGATGGCATTGCTCCTACTCTCTCAGATCCTGATTGTTCTGAGCTTTTGCGCGAAGCAGACTACTACCAGCTTCTT GGGCTGAAAGAAATATTAAAAGCTTCAAGGAGAGAGACTGGTGAGGTAGAAGCTGAATTAACGCGTGTGGATATCATCAAATGTATACAATCAGAAAGAGTCAGGTTCCGAGGAGTTAATCTTTCTGGAATTGATCTTTCTAAGCTG GACCTGTCCCTTGTGGATTTCAGCTATGCTTGTCTGAGGAATGTGTTTTTCTCTCGTACAAATCTTCAGTTAGCTAAATTTCGT GATGCTGATGCAGAGGGCTCCATCTTTCACAATGCTATTCTGCGCGA GTGTGAGTTTACTAGCGCAAACCTTAGAGGAGCGTTGTTAGCTGGTACAAGTCTTCAGAGTGCTAATTTACAAG ATGCATGCTTAGTGGACTGTAGCTTCTGTGGTGCAGATCTCCGCTCTGCACACTTGCAG AATGCAGACCTTACAAATGCCAACTTAGAAGGAGCAAATTTAGAAGGTGCAAATTTGAAG GGTGCAAAGTTGAGTAATGCCAACTTCAAAGGAGCGAACCTTCAGCGAGCTTACTTGAGGCATGTGAATCTTCGAGAAGCG CATTTGGAAGGGGCAAACCTTGGTGGTGCTAATATGACCGGTGCTATCCGATAA